The Bradyrhizobium sp. CCBAU 051011 DNA segment GCGCCTGACCGCAATGGTCGGCCAGCTCTTCTCCCAATCGAAGCTGGCGGAGGCCATCAACTACGCACTCAATCACTGGGACGGGTTGACGCTGTTTCTCCGCAACGGCCGTGTCGAAGTTGACAGCAACACAGTCGAGCGTTCCATGCGCCCGATTGCGATGGGAAGACGCAACTCATTGTTCAGCGGCAGCGAAGGCGGCGCCGAGAGCTGGGCGATCCTGGCGTCGCTCGTGAACACGGCAAAACTCCATGAGCTCGATCCGCAGGCCTACCTGACCGATGTGCTGGAGCGCATCGTGTCTGGGCGAACCAAGAGCCATCAGCTGCACGAGCTGCTCGCCTGGAACTGGAAGGCGGCGCGCCGGCACACACCGCAGGCAGCGGCATGAGCCCACGTCGCCATAAGGCAGCATCGTCGATGGCGTCAGCCGCGATGTCGCTTGCGGAGCTCGAGCGATGGCTCCAGGATCGCGTCGATCGCCATCCTGCCGCCACCAGCATTCCCATGCTCGACGGCTATACCGCCGCGATCGTGGCCGGACCGGTGTCGATGAGCCCGCTCGATTGGATCTGCCCGCTGCTCGCGATCGATGCCGACGCTTTCAACCATGGCGGCACGCCGGAGTTCGCCGCGATCTCCGCCGTCGCGCTGCGCCACAACGACATCAGCAACACCCTCTCGACTGCCCCCGATCGGTTCGAGCCGATGCACCGGCGCGACCCCAGCGGCAACATCGATGCGCATCCCTGGTGCCAGGGTTTCTATGCTGCGATGCGGCTCAGACTGTCGGCGTGGGCGCCGTTGCTCGACGTCAACAACGTCAATCACGGCCTGCTGCTGCCCATCCTGCTGCATTGTCGCGACGATCAGGCCCGTCCGCTGCTCGGACCGCCACGAAGCGGTCGCAAAACCGAGGATTTCCTCCGTAACGCCTACCTCGATATCCCAGCCGTCGTCGAGGCGCTGCGCCAGCACTGGATGCCCATCCGCTACGCCCGCGACCGCTAATCATCGCGGACGTGGGAGCTCATACCGGTTACGCTTGAATTCACCAAAAAAAGCGCCAAAACGCAGAAATTAACCGTAGATGCGCAGCTCATTGCATTAATCTAGATCTAGATATTCGTTAAATTCAGCAATCCTCGCGAAGCGCTCAGCGAGCTGCTTCGCCCCGAACGTGCACATCAGACTTGGCATCGCTGCACCTCACCTGCGGGTATGGTGGAAGCGGCGAAGACGCATGGTGAAACGGTAAAGACAATGTAGGGAGGCTAACTACGCAATGCCCGGCCAGAGGCGAACATACGCTAAGCTTCCATTTTGGCTCGATTGAGAGCCTATGATCTGTGCTGGCCCCGAGATGGCATGCGAGGCTTGCATCTATCGATGCTACCTTGTGAGATGGATGCCACTGTCGGCCTGATCTTCGGGGCACCCCCAACACACCTGAGAAATCGTGATGAAGCCACGGCGCGCGGCTTCGCCGAAGGATGACGCTGTTGACGAGTTCGGGCTAGTTCCACACTGTGCCACATCCATGAGTAGTTCGATAGATGATAGCTTAAGTGAAATGAAATCAGTGCGGAACGATATTTGGCGTTGTCGTAAGTTGCTTCAAAACGAGTTGCCTGATGAGCAGCGAAAAATCATCGAGCAACGCCTGGCTGAACAGTGTTCGGCTTTCGATCGGCTTTTAGCCACCACATTTCCTTTCACGTTGAGGCTCAAGTCAACTTCAGTGCCTGTGCCGCTCAACAGCTAACTAAACCTAACCAGCAAGAGCCCTATCCTCCTTATCCTCGGCTCACCTGGAATCCAGCCCAGACTGAGTTGATCAATGGAAGTGAAATGCTGGAAAATGCGACGCATGATACCAGGCAGGATGTTGATCGCTATCGTTGACTCGAGTGACCTCGGCGCGCCGGCGGCGACGACGATGGATAGGCGCGGAGAAGGCCCGCATCGTGGAGCAACGTTTTCAGAAGGGTGTGAACATTGCACGCGGTCTTTGGCGCAATCGCGTTGCCCGCGGAAGCCCGCGATCGCCCGCCGCCTTGAGCAAATCCGTCAGCAAGTCAGAGCG contains these protein-coding regions:
- a CDS encoding UPF0149 family protein gives rise to the protein MSPRRHKAASSMASAAMSLAELERWLQDRVDRHPAATSIPMLDGYTAAIVAGPVSMSPLDWICPLLAIDADAFNHGGTPEFAAISAVALRHNDISNTLSTAPDRFEPMHRRDPSGNIDAHPWCQGFYAAMRLRLSAWAPLLDVNNVNHGLLLPILLHCRDDQARPLLGPPRSGRKTEDFLRNAYLDIPAVVEALRQHWMPIRYARDR